TGAAGGGTCCTCTGTGCTATGCAGACGACATAAGCGGGCAATGATAACACTGTCCCCGTCAAAGTGGTCAACATTTCCAGTACCTTACTCACGATTCCTCGGGTGGAGCCAGATCCAGCGACAGCCCGACGATTCCCTCCTCGAGCTGGATATCCACGCTAAAGCCAAGCTTACGCGCCAGCGCGACCATGCCACGATTATTTGGCATCGTAATCCCATTCAGCCTTCTCAGTCCGTGATCTCGTGTATAGGTAATCAATTTTTCCAGCAATCGACGACCCAAACCTAACCCTTTGAGATCGGAACGAACCAGCACGGCAAATTCTGCATCAATATTATCCGGGTCAGAGATCGCTCGTGTCACGCCGAGGATCTCTTCTGTTCGTTCTACGCGTCTCACCGCGACAAATGCCATTTCCCGATCGTAGTCGATCTGCGTCATGTTAGCTAAATCTTCATGAGTAAATTCATTTATCTCACTGAAATAACGGTAATAAAGATCTTCTTTGGTGACCTGGGAAATAAACTGCTGAAGCTGAGGTTCATCCTCGGGCAGGATAGGACGGAACAGACATTGCTCGCCATTTTTCATTTCTACCCACTCTTCCAGTTGATGCGGATAGGGGCGAACAGCAAGACGGCTTTCATTATCGCCCTCGAATGGGGCGATATCCAGCGTGACATCCAGGGCGGTGAACTCACCGGCGGAGGCCAGCAGCGGATGAATATCCAGACGCTGGATCTCGGGGCAGTAGACAATCAGGTTTGAGACCTGAACCAGCAGTTGGCTTAATCCTGCAACATCCAATGGGCGCAGCGCGCTGCGGCCACGGATCTTTTTATTCTTGATAGCCTGAATCACTAAATAGCGCGCCAGGTTCATATTCAGCGGAGGTAACGCCACCACGGCCTGCTCTTCAGGGCGCCACTCAACGCCACCTTCGCCGAGCATAATGAGTGGGCCAAACACGGGATCGTGTTCAACCACCACCCGCAGTTCTTGTGCTCCCGCACGGTTAGCCATGCTTTGCACCAGCAGACCGTGGATCCGCGCCTGCGGCCAGGCCATTTTCACACGATCAATAATGGCATTGGCGGCCTGTTGAACTTCATTTGCCGTTCGCAGGTAAAGCATGACCCCCTGAACTTCAGATTTATGCGGGATGTCCGGCGAACGCAGCTTCAGCGCGACCGGATAGCCAATTTGTTCCGCAATATGGACGGCTTCGATGCTGTCGCTGGCAATCCAGGTCGGGAGCGTATGCAAGCCATAAGCCTGCAGGATCGGCTGAACCTCATGAGTATCAAGCGAGGTCGCTCCTTCAGCAATTGCCTGCTGAAGCAGATCATGCGCCTGGGCCGTGTTGGAGGTCAGGTTGCTGGGCAGGGCTGGCGTTTCACGCAATTGTTTCTGGTTTCGCCGGTATTCGACCATGTGCATGAACGCGGTGATCGTACCTTCAGGAGTGCGATAAGTGGGGAGTCCGGCTTCACTGAACAGTTTGCGGGCTTCCTGAGAGGAAAACTCTCCACACCAGTTGGTCAATAGTGAGACAAATTTGCCTCGTGGATGGTGTTTAACGGCTTCAATCAGCGTCTGAGCACACTCGGTTGCTGGGGCGGCGGCGCTGGGGGAATGAATCACCATCAGCGCGTCAAAATCCTGGCTGGTGAGCAGGATATCCAGCGTTCGGGTGTAATGCTCAATGCTGGCATCGTCGCGCAGGTCCAGCGGGTTGGCGATCTCGACGTGGGCAGGCAGAGCATCGCGTAGCTTCTGGCTGGTCTCTTCACTCAACATGGCCAGCTTGCCGTTGCGTGACCAGAGTTGATCAAGCGCCAGCGCCGCAGGCGCGGCACCGTTACTGATGATCATCAGTCTGTCACCGCGCAGAGGGCGCATATGGCTGAGCGTTTCCACTGCGGAAAAGAGCTCATGGGTATCGTTTACACGCAGCAAACCGGCGCGCTGGATGGCAGCATCCCAGGCGGGATCCATTCCGGCGCTGGTATGCAGTAACCGCTGTGCCGCCGGGCTGCGACCGCTCTTAATCACCAGGATTGGTTTATTGCGCGAGGCGCTACGGGCGGCGGAAACAAAGTGTCGGGCATCGCTGAGATGTTCGAGGTAAAGCAGAATGGCACTGGTTTTGCTGTCCCGCGCCAGATAATCCAGCAGTTCATCGACATCAATATCCAGGCTGTCACCAAGCGCAATAAAGTAGGAGAACCCCATTTCTCGCTGTTGCGCCCAGTCGAGAATGGTATTGGAGACGGCGGCGGACTGAGAAATAAATGCCAGCTTGCCGCGTTTAATCGGGACCGGCGAGAAGCTGGCATTCAGTCCTTGCCAGGGGGCCAGCAGGCCAAGACTGTTAGGACCAAGCAGACGCATGTTATAGCGTTGGGCGCAGGCCAGCAGTTCTGCATGTTGTGCGGCGGGGGCCGAGAGAATAATACAAGTTTTACAGCCTTTTTCCCCCAGGGCTTCCAGTAAGGTCAGATTGCGGCTGGCATTGGTGCATAACACGGCGAGGTCGGGGGTAAAGGGCAGGCTGGCCACATCGGGCCAGGCCAGGACACCCAGAACGGCTTTCCAGGCGGGCGTTACCGGCAAGACCGGACCGTTAAATCCTCCCGCCAACAGGTTGCGCATCATCAAATAACCCGCCCGATTGGGCTTCATTGATGCCCCGATTACCGCGATCGATTTTGGTCGCAGAAGCGCTTCCAGTCCTCGCTGACTCATACCGGTTTCCCTTACACAGAAGTGACCGAATGATTTTAAACGCTTTCTGCTGATTCTGCTGTGATGCTTCCCTGATGTTGGGTTTTTCCTGCGAGGTAGCGCGTTTTAAAGCGAGTAAAGTGCTCGCTCAGACCGCTTGCCGCATCGGTATCCCCGGCCAGATCCAGCAGCGCAATGGCGACTTCGGCCGTGCAATACTGTCCTTCGGCATGGACTTCGCGCAGGTGGTAAGCCGAAAGACGCGACAGATCCACTGAGATCACTGGCAGAGCGTCAAGCCAGGGGCTTTTGCGGAACATTTTACGCGCTTCCGGCCAGGTGCCGTCGAGCATAATGAACAGTGGAGGCTTACCTGTCGGTGGGGTAAAAATCACCTCACGCTTGGCGTCAGCATACGATGCAGGGAACACGACAACAGGTTGATAATCCTG
The DNA window shown above is from Citrobacter farmeri and carries:
- a CDS encoding bifunctional acetate--CoA ligase family protein/GNAT family N-acetyltransferase, whose translation is MSQRGLEALLRPKSIAVIGASMKPNRAGYLMMRNLLAGGFNGPVLPVTPAWKAVLGVLAWPDVASLPFTPDLAVLCTNASRNLTLLEALGEKGCKTCIILSAPAAQHAELLACAQRYNMRLLGPNSLGLLAPWQGLNASFSPVPIKRGKLAFISQSAAVSNTILDWAQQREMGFSYFIALGDSLDIDVDELLDYLARDSKTSAILLYLEHLSDARHFVSAARSASRNKPILVIKSGRSPAAQRLLHTSAGMDPAWDAAIQRAGLLRVNDTHELFSAVETLSHMRPLRGDRLMIISNGAAPAALALDQLWSRNGKLAMLSEETSQKLRDALPAHVEIANPLDLRDDASIEHYTRTLDILLTSQDFDALMVIHSPSAAAPATECAQTLIEAVKHHPRGKFVSLLTNWCGEFSSQEARKLFSEAGLPTYRTPEGTITAFMHMVEYRRNQKQLRETPALPSNLTSNTAQAHDLLQQAIAEGATSLDTHEVQPILQAYGLHTLPTWIASDSIEAVHIAEQIGYPVALKLRSPDIPHKSEVQGVMLYLRTANEVQQAANAIIDRVKMAWPQARIHGLLVQSMANRAGAQELRVVVEHDPVFGPLIMLGEGGVEWRPEEQAVVALPPLNMNLARYLVIQAIKNKKIRGRSALRPLDVAGLSQLLVQVSNLIVYCPEIQRLDIHPLLASAGEFTALDVTLDIAPFEGDNESRLAVRPYPHQLEEWVEMKNGEQCLFRPILPEDEPQLQQFISQVTKEDLYYRYFSEINEFTHEDLANMTQIDYDREMAFVAVRRVERTEEILGVTRAISDPDNIDAEFAVLVRSDLKGLGLGRRLLEKLITYTRDHGLRRLNGITMPNNRGMVALARKLGFSVDIQLEEGIVGLSLDLAPPEES
- the tapT gene encoding tRNA-uridine aminocarboxypropyltransferase, which translates into the protein MTENAVLKLRAERLARATRPFLARGNRIRRCQRCLLPLKLCLCATLSPSQARSRFCLVMFDTEPMKPSNTGRLIADILPDTAAFQWSRTEPPQALLELVKNQDYQPVVVFPASYADAKREVIFTPPTGKPPLFIMLDGTWPEARKMFRKSPWLDALPVISVDLSRLSAYHLREVHAEGQYCTAEVAIALLDLAGDTDAASGLSEHFTRFKTRYLAGKTQHQGSITAESAESV